A segment of the Anaerolineae bacterium genome:
ATTGATTTCTTCGTCCTCGTGGATGCGTTGCGTGATGGTCAGGCCATCCAAGACGGTATCCATGATCACATCCAGAATGACCAGGTCCGGCTTTTCCGCCTTCATTTTCTCGTAGCCCTCATTGCCGCTGGCAGCGCTGAGGGTTGTGTGACCGGCTTTTTCCAACACGATTCGGGTAGCTTCGACAAAATCCGGGTCATCATCGACAATTAAGATTTTTGCCATAGATCTCTCCCAAATTCTCAATGGATCTGATTTCCCACCCAACATTTTTTGTGGGTGATATGAAAGTCATACTCACTCCGAAAGTGTTTGATTGTAGAACGGGCGGGGTTGACGAGAGCTGAACCCATGGGGCAGAAGGTAAGCCCATCGATCTCTCGTGCCAATTCAAGTGCAAGGTCAATATCGGCAGGTTTGCCCTTCCCGCGCTCGATGCGTTCCAAAATTTCGTATAGCCTGCGTGAGCCTAACCGACAGGGGACACAACGACCGCAGGATTCATGGGCAAAGAACTTGGTCAGGCGGCGGGCAACTTCAACCATACAGGTTGTTTCGTCCATTACAATCATTGCCCCGGTCCCTAGCTGGCTGCCCACAGCGGCTAAGGTTTCAAAAGCCATGGGGACATCAACATGTTCGGCGGTTAAGACCGGTGTAGAAGCGCCACCAGGGATCACGGCTTTGAGCTTTTTACCGCCCCGAATGCCTCCGGCGTGTTCGTAAATGATCTCTCCAATGGTTGTTCCGAGCGGCAATTCGTAATTGCCCGGTTTGTTGACATGCCCACTGACTGAAAAAATTTTTGGCCCCTTGCTTTCAGCTGTGCCAATGCTGGCAAACCATTCTGGACCGCGCAGGATGATATGAGGAATACATGCTAAGGTTTCAATGTTATGCACCAGGGTTGGATAACCGAATAGCCCCACCTGGGCGGGGTAGGGAGGTTTCAGGCGGGGATTACCCGGTTTACCCTCGAGCGATTCCAGCATGGCGGTTTCTTCGCCGCAGATATACGCCCCTGCCCCGCGATGGACGGACATATCCAGATCAAAACCGGAGCCGAGAATGTTTTTGCCTAAAAAACCGTGTTCGTATGCATCGGCAATGGCTTTGATCCAGCGCTTAACGCCCAAGAAGAACTCGCCGCGGATATAGACGTACGCTCGATGAGCACCAACCGCATAGCTGGCAATAATCACCCCTTCAATCACCTGATGAGGATCGCGTTCGACAATTTCGCGATCTTTGAAGGTACCTGGTTCGCCTTCATCCGTGTTAACCGCCACGATTTTAGGCACATCCGCTTCTTTGGGCATGAAGCCCCATTTAACCCCGGCCGGGAATCCGGCTCCACCTCGCCCTCGCAATCCAGAGCGCTTAACCATCTCAATCAATTCGTCTGGAGATTTCGTTAGAGCCAGACGGACAGCTTCATAGCCACCATTAGCAAGGTAGGTGTAAATTTTCTCAGAATTGGGGCGATAGATATTACGGGTCAGGATTGGTTCAAACATCTTTATAGCTTTCTTTACCTGGCCATTTATCGTTCTTGTTGCAGGCGTTCCAGCAATTGATCGATCGCAGAGAGGGTCATGTTCTCATACAGGTCATCGTTGACCTTAATCGCCGGGGCTGTCCCGCAGGCAGCCAGGCATTGGACAACTTCAAGGGTAAACCTGCCATCGGGTGTGGTCTCGCCGGGTCGGATGCCCAGCTTTTCCGCTACATAGTTGATAATTGGCTCTGCCCCGCCTACCAGATAACAAGACAGGCCTTCACAGACCTGAATGCGATATTTTCCTTGCGGTTGAAGCTTGAACATGGTGTAGAAACTGGCTGTGCTCTTGACCTGCCCCACGGTCAGGTCTAATCGCTCAGCCACGCGCCGAATCGCTTCATCGTTCAACCAACCATACTGCTCCTGGGCGATATACAGGGCAGCCAGTAACATGGCTCGTTTGCGGACATCTTCCACTGGCTCGATTCTTCGGGTGGTTGTCGATGGAGTTGCTACCATTCGTTACTTCCTTTGTTCTAAGACGCTTCCGACCGTTTGAATCAGCGTTTGCGGTGAAAAAGGTTTGGGTAGCCAGGCGGCTGCGTAGTGGACATCTTCGGCTTTAATCCGCTCAGCATAGCGGGTATCTGCAATCGAGGTGACAAAAACGATCGGTAAATGGCGCAAGATAGGGTCGTGATGTAAGCGTTCGCCGAACTCCAGTCCCTCATCGACACGATTCAGCACCAGATCCAAAAGGATCAGGTCGGGCCAATCGCTCTCAATGCGTTCCATTGCCTCAAGGGAATCAGCAGCGGTGATGACTTCATACCCAGCCGGTTCTAAAATCGTGCGGCTGATCTCACAGAAATCCGGATCGTCATCCACGATTAAAATGCGGGCAATGGTCATCTCAGACACCTGACCCCTGCAAGGGTTTGGATCCTAGCCACCCCAGGGCATCTGGGCATACTGTTCAAAGATCGTATCATGCATATTTTTGAACAGTGCTTCGTGAGTCCGTTCCCATTCAGCCAGGGATTGTAAAACCTGTTTTGCCGATCCTTCGGCTTTGCTGGCTGCCATCTCATAGAACTCGGCAAAGTCTCGCTCGATCAGGTATGCCATTCGCAATACGGGGAGATCGGCTACCATAGCCTGTGCGACGCTTTGATCGACTTGCTCGCTTTCTGCCCGCTGCGCAAAGAAGCTGCTACTTGGTTGTAGACTCTCTTCCATCACTACCACCGACTGACCTTCATTCAGGGATGCCAGTTGCTTCTCGATGAAGAAAATGTGCTTCTGTTCTTCTTGTGCCAGGACTTTGAACGCTCCTTTTGCCGCCGCGTGTTGAAGTCGTTCAGCGTTTTCTTCGAAAAAGCGCTTCCCTTCGAGCTCGCGTTGCAGGGCGTATTCATAGATTTTGCGAATATCCATACCTAACTCCTCTCAGACTCAACCTTATTCTACCACCTCGACTTTGACCGCACAGACCTTATACTCTGGGATCTTGGAGATCGGATCCAGGGCTGCGTGAGTCAAGACATTTGCCGATGCTTCAGGGAAGTGGAAGTTGGCATACACCATCCCCGGCAACACCCGATCGGTAATCCAGGCTTCCGCCTCAATACTGCCGCGCCGTGAGGTTACCCGTACACGCCGATGTCCATTTAAACCCACTCGTTCGGCGTCTTCGGGGTGAATTTCGATCAAAGGTTTGGGGTAAATTTCGAGCAAGCCCTGAGCGCGGCGGCTCAACTCACCTCCATGCCAGTGATACAATACTCTTCCGGTGGACAAGACCAGGGGGTATTCAGCGTCTGGCAACTCGGCGGGTGGAATATGTTCGACGGCACTGAATTTGCCCAAACCTCTGGCAAACTTGCCGACATGCAGGATCGGCGTGCCGGGATGGTGCTCGTCTTTAACCGGCCACTGGAAGGTTTCACCGCGTTCCAACCGCTCATAGCGCACGCCCGCATAGCTGGGCGCCAAAGCGTTGATTTCATCCATCACTTCTTTGGGATGGCGATAATCCCAGCGGGCGTAAGGCGCCTGTAAATCAATTTTTCTACCCGAAGCGTTGGCCGAAGCTGCCAAAAGGCGGTTGGCGACCTCACAGAGAATTTGCCAGTCAGGTCGAGCTTCGCCGAGTGGCTGCAAAGCCTGTCGCACAAGCTGGATGCGCCGCTCGGTGTTTGTAAAGGTACCCATCTTTTCGGCAAAACTTACGCCGGGCAATAAAACGTCTGCATAGGGTGAGGTCTCAGTTGGGAATATGTCCTGTAAGACAACGAACTCGCAGGCTTCCAGGCATTCGCGGACATGATTTGTATCTGCGTCGCTCATTATGGGATCTTCAGCCATAATGTACAAAGCTTTGATCTTCCCCTCTTTGGCGGCGGGGATCATTTCGGTGACTGTCATTCCCACCCTGGTTGACATCGGTACTCCCCAGGCTTGCGCAAATTTAGTGGCAGCTTCCTCGCTGGTCACCGGTTGGTACGCCGGATAAACATTGGGCAAGCCGCCCATATCACAGGCTCCCTGGACGTTATTCTGACCGCGTAAAGGATTTACCCCTCCGCCAGGAATCCCCATATTGCCCAGAAGCATTTGCAGGTTTGCCAGCGAGAACACATTGTAAACGCCAGTGGTGTGCTGGGTAATCCCCATCGCCCAGATGGCTGCCATCGGTTTGTTTTGCGCCATCAGCCGGGCTGCCTCGTAGAGCATCTCCTGAGGCACTGCAGTGATTTCACTGACCCGTTCGGGAGGATATTGCTCGACAACCGCTTTAAATTCCTCAAAGCCTTCTGTGCGTTCTTCGATGAAAGCTTTATCCTCCCAGCCGTTTTTCAGGATAATGTGCATTAAGCC
Coding sequences within it:
- a CDS encoding putative response regulator; this encodes MTIARILIVDDDPDFCEISRTILEPAGYEVITAADSLEAMERIESDWPDLILLDLVLNRVDEGLEFGERLHHDPILRHLPIVFVTSIADTRYAERIKAEDVHYAAAWLPKPFSPQTLIQTVGSVLEQRK
- a CDS encoding formate dehydrogenase subunit alpha translates to MIDKATITIDGQKIQARYGQTILQAAREHGIHIPVLCDHPALPPEGACRICLVEIERQRTLQPACTFPVSEGLVIHTHSPKVIEARRFSLELLISDHPLDCMTCEATGNCLLQDLAYEYGISGDRYQGEKHHYPIDTSNPFIVVDRNKCILCRRCVRACAYINGVEAISVFYRGFNAYIGFGADSTMQDSPCEFCGSCVEVCPTGALWPKMAIGKGRPYQLQRVQTVCTYCGVGCQIELQVRNNHIVNVVGVENAPVNQGFTCVKGRFGNDFVHHDDRLTRPRVRKYLLEGGKREGKERGEWVEVDWDTALDIVIRKLLETRDTYGSDSIGLLTSAKCTNEENYLMNKLARQIIGTNNIDHCARLCHSSTVAGLAISFGSGAMSNSIEDVTQQAKAFFVIGSNTTEQHPVIGMKIRQAVKQRDAILIVADPRQIPLVDFATLHLQHKPGTDIALLNGLMHIILKNGWEDKAFIEERTEGFEEFKAVVEQYPPERVSEITAVPQEMLYEAARLMAQNKPMAAIWAMGITQHTTGVYNVFSLANLQMLLGNMGIPGGGVNPLRGQNNVQGACDMGGLPNVYPAYQPVTSEEAATKFAQAWGVPMSTRVGMTVTEMIPAAKEGKIKALYIMAEDPIMSDADTNHVRECLEACEFVVLQDIFPTETSPYADVLLPGVSFAEKMGTFTNTERRIQLVRQALQPLGEARPDWQILCEVANRLLAASANASGRKIDLQAPYARWDYRHPKEVMDEINALAPSYAGVRYERLERGETFQWPVKDEHHPGTPILHVGKFARGLGKFSAVEHIPPAELPDAEYPLVLSTGRVLYHWHGGELSRRAQGLLEIYPKPLIEIHPEDAERVGLNGHRRVRVTSRRGSIEAEAWITDRVLPGMVYANFHFPEASANVLTHAALDPISKIPEYKVCAVKVEVVE
- a CDS encoding NADH-ubiquinone oxidoreductase chain E; protein product: MVATPSTTTRRIEPVEDVRKRAMLLAALYIAQEQYGWLNDEAIRRVAERLDLTVGQVKSTASFYTMFKLQPQGKYRIQVCEGLSCYLVGGAEPIINYVAEKLGIRPGETTPDGRFTLEVVQCLAACGTAPAIKVNDDLYENMTLSAIDQLLERLQQER
- a CDS encoding Rubrerythrin, which encodes MDIRKIYEYALQRELEGKRFFEENAERLQHAAAKGAFKVLAQEEQKHIFFIEKQLASLNEGQSVVVMEESLQPSSSFFAQRAESEQVDQSVAQAMVADLPVLRMAYLIERDFAEFYEMAASKAEGSAKQVLQSLAEWERTHEALFKNMHDTIFEQYAQMPWGG
- a CDS encoding NADH-ubiquinone oxidoreductase chain F — translated: MFEPILTRNIYRPNSEKIYTYLANGGYEAVRLALTKSPDELIEMVKRSGLRGRGGAGFPAGVKWGFMPKEADVPKIVAVNTDEGEPGTFKDREIVERDPHQVIEGVIIASYAVGAHRAYVYIRGEFFLGVKRWIKAIADAYEHGFLGKNILGSGFDLDMSVHRGAGAYICGEETAMLESLEGKPGNPRLKPPYPAQVGLFGYPTLVHNIETLACIPHIILRGPEWFASIGTAESKGPKIFSVSGHVNKPGNYELPLGTTIGEIIYEHAGGIRGGKKLKAVIPGGASTPVLTAEHVDVPMAFETLAAVGSQLGTGAMIVMDETTCMVEVARRLTKFFAHESCGRCVPCRLGSRRLYEILERIERGKGKPADIDLALELAREIDGLTFCPMGSALVNPARSTIKHFRSEYDFHITHKKCWVGNQIH
- a CDS encoding twitching motility protein PilH; this translates as MAKILIVDDDPDFVEATRIVLEKAGHTTLSAASGNEGYEKMKAEKPDLVILDVIMDTVLDGLTITQRIHEDEEINKIPIIMVTSIANTDYAALFPTDEYIHINAFMSKPVEAAELIRQINKLLNP